A single region of the Halorussus gelatinilyticus genome encodes:
- a CDS encoding DUF7503 family protein gives MAQTTTRKRMAEFLESHPRTMGALFTVCLLLMQAGNVAANGASAYSGP, from the coding sequence ATGGCACAAACTACGACGCGGAAACGGATGGCGGAGTTCCTCGAATCGCACCCGCGAACGATGGGCGCACTATTCACGGTCTGCTTGCTGTTGATGCAGGCCGGGAACGTGGCCGCGAACGGTGCAAGCGCCTACAGTGGACCGTAG
- the ilvB gene encoding biosynthetic-type acetolactate synthase large subunit, producing the protein MSERATPTTDQTEETDPAEAADETGETTDRSADAAGETAATGTESPADTGVETGAEAVVAALEDAGAETLFGVQGGAIMPVYDALYDSELTHVTMAHEQGAAHAADAYGVVSGDPGVCLATSGPGATNLVTGIADADMDSDAMLALTGQVPSQMVGSDAFQETDTTGVTAPITKHNYFAGDPDTVGDTVGEAFALSAEGRPGPTLVDLPKDTTLAETDSDPGPAETPETYSVEEDPDDEQVAVAARAVERAEKPLLLFGGGVVKSDACQEARGFAIDHGIPVATTMPAIGSMPEDHELCLSWAGMHGTGYANMAITHTDCLIAVGTRFDDRLTGGVETFAPEAEVVHVDIDPAEISKNVHADYPVVGDAGTAIERLSAEMDRSPRTREWREQCQSWKDEYPLAYATPEDEPLKPQFVVEAFDEATDDDAIVTTGVGQHQMWAAQFWTYKSPRTWVSSHGLGTMGYGVPAAVGARIAADDDQQVVCFDGDGSFLMTMQEISVAVRENLDITVAVLNNRYIGMVRQWQDAFFEGRQMAADYDWCPEFDKMAEAFGAKGLRVDDYDEVADAVEAALNYDGPAVIDFHIDPAENVYPMVPSGGANGKFALSEDQL; encoded by the coding sequence GTGAGTGAACGCGCGACCCCGACGACCGACCAGACGGAGGAAACCGACCCGGCGGAGGCCGCCGACGAGACCGGGGAGACGACCGACCGAAGCGCCGACGCCGCGGGAGAGACCGCGGCGACCGGCACCGAGTCGCCGGCCGACACCGGCGTCGAAACCGGTGCGGAGGCGGTCGTCGCCGCGCTCGAAGACGCCGGAGCCGAGACGCTGTTCGGCGTGCAGGGCGGTGCCATCATGCCCGTCTACGACGCGCTGTACGACTCCGAGCTGACTCACGTCACGATGGCCCACGAGCAGGGTGCGGCCCACGCCGCCGACGCCTACGGCGTGGTCTCGGGCGACCCCGGCGTCTGTCTCGCCACGTCCGGACCGGGCGCGACGAATCTGGTCACGGGAATCGCGGACGCCGACATGGACTCGGACGCGATGCTCGCGTTGACCGGACAGGTTCCCTCTCAGATGGTCGGCTCCGACGCCTTTCAGGAGACCGACACGACCGGCGTCACCGCGCCCATCACGAAGCACAACTACTTCGCGGGCGACCCGGACACGGTGGGCGACACCGTGGGCGAGGCGTTCGCGCTCTCCGCGGAGGGGCGGCCCGGCCCGACGCTCGTGGACCTGCCGAAGGACACGACGCTCGCCGAGACCGACAGCGACCCCGGCCCGGCCGAGACGCCCGAGACGTACTCGGTCGAGGAGGACCCCGACGACGAGCAGGTCGCGGTCGCGGCCCGCGCCGTCGAGCGCGCAGAGAAGCCCCTGCTCCTGTTCGGCGGCGGCGTCGTCAAGAGCGACGCCTGTCAGGAGGCACGCGGGTTCGCCATCGACCACGGCATCCCGGTGGCGACGACGATGCCCGCCATCGGGTCGATGCCCGAGGACCACGAACTCTGCCTGTCGTGGGCCGGGATGCACGGCACCGGCTACGCCAACATGGCCATCACGCACACCGACTGCCTCATCGCGGTCGGGACCCGGTTCGACGACCGACTCACGGGCGGCGTCGAGACGTTCGCGCCCGAGGCCGAGGTCGTCCACGTGGACATCGACCCCGCAGAGATATCGAAGAACGTCCACGCCGACTACCCCGTCGTCGGCGACGCGGGCACCGCCATCGAGCGCCTGTCGGCCGAGATGGACCGCTCGCCCCGGACCCGCGAGTGGCGCGAGCAGTGCCAGTCGTGGAAGGACGAGTACCCGCTGGCCTACGCCACGCCCGAGGACGAACCGCTCAAGCCGCAGTTCGTGGTGGAGGCGTTCGACGAGGCGACCGACGACGACGCCATCGTCACCACCGGCGTCGGCCAGCACCAGATGTGGGCCGCCCAGTTCTGGACGTACAAGAGTCCCCGGACGTGGGTCTCCTCGCACGGACTGGGCACGATGGGCTACGGCGTGCCGGCCGCCGTCGGCGCGCGAATCGCGGCCGACGACGACCAGCAGGTCGTCTGCTTCGACGGCGACGGGTCGTTTTTGATGACGATGCAGGAGATCTCCGTGGCGGTTCGGGAGAACCTCGACATCACGGTCGCGGTCCTCAACAACCGCTACATCGGGATGGTCCGCCAGTGGCAGGACGCCTTCTTCGAGGGGCGACAGATGGCCGCCGACTACGACTGGTGCCCCGAGTTCGACAAGATGGCCGAGGCGTTCGGCGCGAAGGGCCTGCGCGTGGACGACTACGACGAGGTCGCCGACGCCGTCGAAGCGGCGCTGAACTACGACGGTCCGGCGGTCATCGACTTCCACATCGACCCGGCGGAGAACGTCTATCCGATGGTGCCCAGCGGCGGAGCCAACGGGAAGTTCGCGCTCTCGGAGGACCAGCTATGA
- the ilvC gene encoding ketol-acid reductoisomerase, producing the protein MTEEFDTEIYYDDDADSSHIDDETVAVLGYGSQGHAHAQNLADSGVDVIVGLREDSSSRAAAEDDGLRVATPVEAASEASIVSVLVPDTVQPSVYADIESELDAGDTLQFAHGFNVHYGQIEPADDVDVTMIAPKSPGHLVRRNYQSGEGTPGLLAVYQDATGNAKEQALAYGKAIGCTRAGVVETTFREETETDLFGEQAVLCGGVAELIKAGYETLVDAGYSPEMAYFECLNEMKLIVDLMYEGGLGAMWDSVSDTAEYGGLTRGEVVVDDHARENMQEVLEQVQNGEFAREWVTENQAGRPSYRQRRIAEKNHEIEDVGERLRDLFAWADETETEAESSENDSESEKVRADD; encoded by the coding sequence ATGACTGAGGAATTCGACACCGAGATTTACTACGACGACGACGCCGACAGTTCGCACATCGACGACGAGACCGTGGCCGTACTCGGCTACGGGAGTCAGGGCCACGCTCACGCCCAGAACCTCGCGGACAGCGGGGTGGACGTCATCGTCGGCCTGCGCGAGGACTCCTCCTCGCGGGCGGCCGCCGAGGACGACGGCCTCCGAGTAGCGACCCCGGTCGAGGCCGCCAGCGAGGCCTCCATCGTCTCCGTGCTGGTCCCCGACACGGTGCAACCGAGCGTCTACGCCGACATCGAGTCGGAACTCGACGCGGGCGACACGCTCCAGTTCGCCCACGGGTTCAACGTCCACTACGGCCAGATAGAACCGGCCGACGACGTGGACGTGACGATGATAGCGCCCAAGTCGCCGGGCCACCTCGTCCGGCGCAACTACCAGAGCGGCGAGGGCACGCCGGGCCTGCTCGCAGTCTATCAGGACGCAACTGGCAACGCGAAAGAGCAGGCGCTGGCCTACGGGAAGGCCATCGGCTGCACGCGCGCAGGCGTGGTCGAAACCACGTTCCGCGAGGAGACCGAGACCGACCTGTTCGGCGAGCAGGCCGTCCTCTGTGGCGGCGTCGCGGAACTCATCAAGGCCGGATACGAGACGCTCGTGGACGCGGGCTACAGCCCCGAGATGGCCTACTTCGAGTGCCTGAACGAGATGAAGCTCATCGTGGACCTGATGTACGAGGGCGGACTCGGCGCGATGTGGGACTCGGTATCCGACACCGCCGAGTACGGCGGACTGACCCGCGGCGAGGTAGTCGTGGACGACCACGCCCGCGAGAACATGCAGGAGGTACTGGAGCAGGTCCAGAACGGCGAGTTCGCCCGCGAGTGGGTCACCGAGAATCAGGCCGGTCGGCCCTCCTACCGCCAGCGCCGCATCGCCGAGAAGAACCACGAGATAGAGGACGTGGGCGAGCGCCTGCGCGACCTGTTCGCGTGGGCGGACGAGACGGAGACCGAAGCGGAATCGAGCGAGAACGACAGCGAATCCGAGAAAGTGCGAGCAGACGACTGA
- a CDS encoding DUF5779 family protein: MTSGFDLDLQTVEQEIADGDDDTEGTDRRIVLGELDGTTDEREWFEVIDRGNVLVLAVEGDLPELAADLAPRVKERGGSLIHFRKFLIVTPNDVSVDTDRL; the protein is encoded by the coding sequence ATGACAAGTGGTTTCGACCTCGACCTCCAGACGGTCGAGCAGGAGATAGCGGACGGCGACGACGACACCGAGGGGACCGACCGGCGTATCGTCCTCGGCGAACTGGACGGGACGACCGACGAGCGCGAGTGGTTCGAGGTCATCGACCGCGGCAACGTCCTCGTCCTCGCGGTCGAAGGCGACCTCCCCGAGCTGGCGGCCGACCTCGCGCCGCGGGTGAAAGAACGCGGCGGAAGTCTGATCCACTTCCGGAAGTTCCTCATCGTGACGCCCAACGACGTGAGCGTGGACACCGACCGACTCTGA
- a CDS encoding LeuA family protein: MGEGSHHRVRCLTTTCTRPIPVGRVEFFDGTLKTNGEFESARVFDTTLRDGEQAPRTSFSYDEKRAIAAALDEMGTHVIEAGFPVNSEAEFEAVSDVAASTSATTCGLARVVEKDVEAAIDSGVEMVHVFASTSDVQIEDSMHATREEVVERSVSAVERVNEAGATAMFSPMDATRTDEEYLREVVEAVSEVGVDWINIPDTCGVATPTRFADLVSKVDSWTDARIDVHTHDDFGMAAANAVAGFEAGADQAQVSVNGIGERAGNAAYEEVVMTVESVYGVDTGIDTTGIVETSRTVEEYSDVPVPANKPITGDNAFAHESGIHAAGVIENSDTFEPGVMTPEMVGAEREFVLGKHTGANSVRKRLEDRGFEPTDREVREVTRRVKDYGAEKNRVTAADLERFAREVGVAEEEREVRA; this comes from the coding sequence ATAGGAGAAGGCTCCCATCACCGAGTACGATGTCTGACAACGACATGCACTCGTCCGATACCAGTCGGGCGGGTCGAGTTCTTCGACGGCACGTTGAAAACTAACGGCGAATTCGAGTCCGCGCGGGTCTTCGACACGACCCTGCGCGACGGCGAACAGGCACCCCGTACGTCCTTCTCCTACGACGAGAAGCGCGCCATCGCGGCCGCGCTGGACGAGATGGGCACCCACGTCATCGAGGCCGGATTCCCGGTCAATTCCGAGGCCGAGTTCGAGGCGGTCAGCGACGTCGCCGCCAGCACGTCCGCGACCACCTGCGGACTGGCGCGCGTAGTCGAGAAAGACGTGGAGGCCGCCATCGACTCCGGCGTCGAGATGGTCCACGTCTTCGCTTCGACCAGCGACGTGCAGATCGAGGATTCGATGCACGCCACTCGCGAGGAGGTCGTGGAACGCTCGGTGAGCGCGGTCGAGCGCGTGAACGAGGCGGGCGCAACGGCGATGTTCTCCCCGATGGACGCCACCCGGACCGACGAGGAGTACCTACGAGAGGTCGTCGAGGCGGTCTCCGAGGTCGGCGTCGATTGGATAAACATCCCCGACACCTGCGGCGTGGCGACCCCGACGCGGTTCGCCGACCTCGTGAGCAAGGTCGATAGCTGGACCGACGCCAGAATCGACGTCCACACCCACGACGACTTCGGGATGGCCGCGGCCAACGCCGTCGCCGGGTTCGAGGCCGGCGCGGACCAAGCGCAGGTCTCGGTCAACGGCATCGGCGAGCGCGCCGGCAACGCCGCCTACGAGGAGGTAGTAATGACGGTCGAATCGGTGTACGGCGTCGATACCGGCATCGACACGACCGGCATCGTCGAGACCTCCCGGACGGTCGAGGAGTACAGCGACGTTCCGGTCCCGGCGAACAAGCCCATCACGGGCGACAACGCGTTCGCCCACGAGTCGGGCATCCACGCCGCGGGCGTCATCGAGAACTCCGACACCTTCGAGCCGGGGGTCATGACGCCCGAGATGGTCGGTGCCGAGCGCGAGTTCGTACTGGGCAAGCACACCGGCGCGAACTCGGTCCGCAAGCGACTGGAGGACCGCGGGTTCGAGCCGACCGACCGCGAGGTCCGAGAGGTGACTCGCCGAGTCAAGGACTACGGCGCGGAGAAGAACCGCGTCACGGCCGCCGACTTGGAGCGGTTCGCCCGCGAGGTCGGCGTCGCCGAGGAAGAGCGGGAGGTCCGAGCCTGA
- a CDS encoding ferritin-like domain-containing protein yields MTSQEVTDLLKKAYSDEIETVMNYLTNSIVLEGVSAEEVKESLETDIQEELNHAEMLGQRLKQLDERPPASYDFEAHQESLQPPENSTDVLSVIEGVLDAEEDAIETYRSLIKAAGDDDPVTEDIAVTILADEEAHRTEFRGFKREYDE; encoded by the coding sequence ATGACGAGCCAAGAGGTCACGGACCTGCTCAAGAAGGCGTACAGCGACGAAATCGAGACTGTGATGAACTACCTCACCAACTCCATCGTCCTCGAGGGCGTGAGCGCCGAGGAGGTCAAGGAGAGTCTCGAAACCGACATTCAGGAGGAACTCAACCACGCCGAGATGCTGGGCCAGCGACTCAAGCAACTCGACGAGCGCCCGCCCGCCTCCTACGACTTCGAGGCCCACCAAGAGAGCCTCCAGCCGCCGGAGAACAGCACGGACGTCCTCTCGGTCATCGAAGGCGTCCTCGACGCCGAGGAGGACGCCATCGAGACGTACCGGTCGCTCATCAAGGCCGCGGGCGACGACGACCCCGTGACCGAGGACATCGCCGTCACCATCCTCGCCGACGAGGAGGCCCACCGGACCGAGTTCCGCGGGTTCAAGCGCGAGTACGACGAGTAG
- a CDS encoding DUF7504 family protein has protein sequence MSLQRARFRGDCSTHEFQEVLKRLKHDGCNLLVTGAVSEDVTVQATQTLLGAPDAERKRVIALADPSAESAYERLPPGVESDDPDVWIIDQDACQRSVPKAAESATASLPSEGTDRSALGRLREEVVVAIDFFADADGGLDPSELRLSVSSLGRMAHEHDPDRIARFVRSVSAMVKGVHGMAHYHLPRPDDDEVVEQLGPLFDARIELRKRDGLPTEQRWHVPQHDQTTEWVRL, from the coding sequence ATGTCACTCCAGCGGGCGCGGTTTCGCGGGGACTGTTCGACCCACGAGTTTCAGGAGGTGTTGAAACGGCTCAAGCACGACGGGTGCAATCTTCTCGTCACCGGTGCCGTCTCCGAGGACGTGACGGTCCAGGCGACACAGACGCTGCTCGGCGCACCGGACGCCGAGCGCAAACGGGTCATCGCTCTGGCCGACCCCAGCGCCGAGAGCGCCTACGAGCGACTCCCGCCGGGCGTCGAGTCCGACGACCCGGACGTGTGGATAATCGACCAAGACGCCTGCCAGCGCTCGGTCCCGAAAGCCGCCGAGAGCGCCACGGCGTCGCTCCCCTCCGAGGGGACCGACCGGAGCGCGCTCGGCCGACTGCGCGAGGAGGTCGTCGTCGCAATCGACTTCTTCGCGGACGCCGACGGCGGACTCGACCCCTCGGAACTCCGCCTGTCGGTGTCGTCGCTCGGGCGCATGGCACACGAACACGACCCGGACCGAATCGCCCGATTCGTGCGCTCGGTCTCGGCGATGGTCAAAGGGGTACACGGGATGGCCCACTACCACCTCCCACGCCCGGACGACGACGAGGTGGTCGAACAGCTCGGACCGCTGTTCGACGCCCGCATCGAACTCCGGAAACGCGACGGTCTCCCGACCGAGCAGCGGTGGCACGTCCCCCAGCACGACCAGACGACCGAGTGGGTGCGCCTCTAA
- the ilvN gene encoding acetolactate synthase small subunit: MSSEDAPDEGTDSNPGTEPHPEVPRNGMPGPSPDERPHPSGRRNAKGIRIDPEAEAEPEYRSAVVSALVEHEPGVLSRVSGLFSRRQFNIESLTVGPTTVEGHARITLVVEETDPGIDQVKKQLAKLKPVIQVGELDDDAVRAELVVLKVRGEEPDKVQAITEMYEGRTLDAGPRTITVQITGDQQKIDDAIDAFRQFGIIEIARTGQTALARGDTPTTPGEEPGHAKESEQESESAETQTGTYDD; this comes from the coding sequence ATGAGCAGCGAGGACGCGCCCGACGAGGGGACCGACTCGAATCCGGGGACCGAACCTCACCCCGAGGTTCCCCGGAACGGGATGCCGGGACCGTCGCCCGACGAGCGGCCACACCCGTCCGGGCGGCGCAACGCCAAGGGAATCCGAATCGACCCCGAGGCCGAGGCCGAACCCGAGTACCGGTCCGCGGTCGTCTCGGCGCTGGTCGAACACGAACCCGGCGTCCTCTCGCGGGTCTCCGGACTGTTCTCCCGGCGGCAGTTCAACATCGAGAGCCTGACCGTCGGCCCGACCACGGTGGAAGGCCACGCCCGCATCACGCTGGTCGTCGAGGAGACCGACCCCGGCATCGACCAGGTGAAGAAGCAACTGGCGAAACTCAAGCCCGTGATTCAGGTCGGCGAGTTGGACGACGACGCGGTTCGGGCCGAACTCGTCGTCCTGAAGGTCCGGGGCGAGGAGCCGGACAAGGTTCAGGCCATCACCGAGATGTACGAGGGCCGGACGCTGGACGCCGGACCGCGGACCATCACGGTCCAGATCACCGGCGACCAGCAGAAGATAGACGACGCCATCGACGCGTTCCGGCAGTTCGGCATCATCGAGATAGCCCGGACCGGCCAGACCGCGCTAGCGCGGGGCGACACCCCGACCACGCCCGGCGAGGAGCCGGGCCACGCGAAGGAGTCCGAGCAAGAATCAGAATCAGCGGAAACCCAGACAGGAACATACGATGACTGA